The following are encoded in a window of Acipenser ruthenus chromosome 26, fAciRut3.2 maternal haplotype, whole genome shotgun sequence genomic DNA:
- the LOC117963250 gene encoding UDP-N-acetylglucosamine--peptide N-acetylglucosaminyltransferase 110 kDa subunit isoform X2, with the protein MATSVGNVADSTEPTKHVLSFQGLAELAHREYQSGDFEAAERHCMQLWRQEPDNTGVLLLLSSIHFQCRRLDRSAHFSTLAIKQNPMLAEAYSNLGNVYKERGQLQEAIEHYRHALRLKPDFIDGYINLAAALVAAGDMEGAVQAYVSALQYNPDLYCVRSDLGNLLKALGRLEEAKACYLKAIETQPNFAVAWSNLGCVFNAQGEIWLAIHHFEKAVTLDPNFLDAYINLGNVLKEARIFDRAVAGYLRALSLSPNHAVVHGNLACVYYEQGLIDLAIDTYRRAIELQPHFPDAYCNLANALKEKGNVAEAEECYNTALRLCPTHADSLNNLANIKREQGNIEEAVRLYRKALEVFPEFAAAHSNLASVLQQQGKLQEALMHYKEAIRISPTFADAYSNMGNTLKEMQDIQGALQCYTRAIQINPAFADAHSNLASIHKDSGNIPEAIASYRTALKLKPDFPDAYCNLAHCLQIVCDWTDYDERMKKLVSIVADQLDKNRLPSVHPHHSMLYPLSHAFRKAIAERHGNLCLDKINVLHKPPYEHPKDLKASNGRLRIGYISSDFGNHPTSHLMQSIPGMHNSEKFEVFCYALSPDDGTNFRVKVMAESHHFTDLSQLPCNGKAADRIHQDGIHILINMNGYTKGARNELFALRAAPLQAMWLGYPGTSGAPFMDYIITDKETSPIEVAEQYSEKLAYMPNSFFIGDHANMFPHLKKKAVIDFKSNGHIFDNRIVLNGIDLKAFLDSLPDVKVIKLKCPDGQESDSNSALSMPVIPMNTAAEAIINMINQGQIQVTINGFTVSNGLATTQINNKAATGEEVPRTIIVTTRSQYGLPEDAIVYCNFNQLYKIDPQTLQMWVNILKRVPNSVLWLLRFPAVGEPNIQQYAQNMGLPANRIIFSPVAPKEEHVRRGQLADVCLDTPLCNGHTTGMDVLWAGTPMVTMPVLVGQVWKQSVISCGKMFLPGETLASRVAASQLTCLGCTELIAQNRQEYEDVAVKLGTDMEYLKKIRAKVWKQRICSPLFNTKQYTMELEKLYLQMWEHHSAGNKPEHLLKPKALETTETA; encoded by the exons ATGGCAACTTCAGTTGGCAACGTGGCTGACAGCACAG AACCAACCAAACATGTGCTTTCATTCCAAGGGTTGGCAGAGCTGGCACATCGTGAGTACCAGTCTGGTGATTTTGAGGCTGCAGAGCGACACTGCATGCAGCTGTGGAGACAAGAGCCGGACAACACAGGTGTTCTGCTGCTGCTGTCCTCTATCCACTTCCAATGTCGTCGACTTGACAG GTCGGCACATTTCAGCACTCTTGCTATTAAGCAGAACCCGATGCTGGCTGAGGCTTACTCCAACCTGGGTAATGTGTACAAGGAGCGTGGGCAGTTACAGGAGGCTATTGAGCACTACCGGCATGCATTGAGGCTCAAACCGGACTTCATCGATGGATACATCAACCTGGCGGCAGCACTGGTGGCAGCAGGAGACATGGAGGGAGCTGTGCAGGCTTATGTGTCTGCTCTTCAGTACAACCCG gaTTTGTATTGTGTTCGCAGTGACCTAGGGAATCTCCTCAAAGCCCTGGGTCGCTTAGAAGAAGCTAAG GCCTGTTACCTGAAAGCTATTGAGACTCAGCCAAACTTTGCTGTGGCTTGGAGTAACCTGGGCTGTGTCTTTAACGCCCAGGGGGAGATCTGGTTGGCCATTCACCACTTTGAAAAG gCTGTAACTTTAGATCCCAATTTCTTGGATGCCTATATTAACTTGGGCAACGTGCTGAAAGAAGCCCGCATTTTTGACAG AGCTGTTGCTGGTTACTTGCGAGCTCTCAGTCTGAGCCCAAACCATGCTGTGGTGCATGGGAACCTGGCGTGTGTTTATTATGAACAGGGCTTGATTGACCTAGCCATTGATACGTACCGTCGTGCCATCGAGCTGCAGCCACACTTCCCTGATGcctattgtaacctggccaacgCCCTCAAGGAGAAGGGCAAT GTTGCTGAAGCAGAGGAGTGTTACAACACAGCTCTACGACTGTGTCCCACCCATGCCGACTCCCTCAATAACCTGGCCAACATCAAGAGGGAGCAGGGCAACATAGAGGAGGCAGTGCGGCTCTACAGGAAAGCCTTGGAG GTGTTCCCAGAGTTTGCAGCAGCGCATTCAAACTTGGCCAGTGTATTGCAGCAGCAGGGCAAGCTGCAGGAGGCACTAATGCATTACAAGGAGGCCATCAG AATAAGCCCTACCTTTGCTGATGCCTATTCCAACATGGGCAACACCCTGAAAGAGATGCAAGACATTCAGGGAGCTTTGCAGTGTTACACACGTGCCATCCAGATAAACCCTGCCTTTGCAGATGCACACAGCAATCTTGCCTCCATTCATAAG GACTCTGGAAATATCCCTGAAGCCATTGCTTCTTATCGGACAGCGCTGAAACTGAAGCCTGATTTCCCAGATGCTTACTGTAATCTGGCACACTGCCTACAG ATTGTCTGTGACTGGACTGATTATGATGAGCGAATGAAAAAGCTGGTGAGCATTGTGGCTGATCAGCTTGACAAGAATCGTCTGCCCTCTGTGCATCCTCACCACAGCATGCTGTACCCGCTGTCTCATGCCTTCCGCAAGGCCATTGCAGAGCGGCATGGGAACCTGTGCTTGGACAAG aTAAATGTTCTTCACAAGCCACCTTATGAGCACCCGAAGGATTTAAAGGCCAGCAACGGCCGTCTCCGTATTGGTTATATCAGCTCTGATTTTGGTAACCATCCGACCTCCCATCTTATGCAGTCCATCCCTGGCATGCACAATTCAGAGAAATTTGAG GTGTTCTGTTATGCGCTCAGTCCTGACGATGGCACTAATTTCCGTGTGAAAGTGATGGCTGAGTCGCACCATTTCACAGACCTGTCCCAG CTACCTTGTAATGGAAAGGCAGCAGACAGAATTCACCAGGATGGGATTCACATTCTTATCAACATGAACGGATACACCAAGGGGGCGCGCAATGAGTTGTTTGCTCTGCGTGCTGCACCGTTACAG GCGATGTGGCTGGGATACCCTGGAACAAGTGGTGCGCCCTTCATGGATTACATCATCACTGATAAAGAGACGTCTCCAATAGAGGTGGCAGAACAGTATTCTGAGAAACTGGCTTACATGCCCAACTCTTTCTTCATTGGGGACCATGCCAACATGTTCCCACACCTCAAG AAAAAGGCAGTGATTGATTTCAAGTCTAACGGACACATTTTTGACAATCGCATTGTTCTAAACGGGATTGATCTGAAGGCCTTCCTGGACAGCTTACCTGATGTGAAGGTGATCAAG TTGAAGTGTCCTGATGGCCAGGAAAGTGACAGCAACTCTGCCCTCTCAATGCCAGTCATCCCCATGAACACGGCTGCTGAGGCCATCATTAACATGATCAACCAAGGCCAGATCCAGGTCACTATTAATGGCTTCACTGTAAGCAATGGGCTGGCCACAACGCAG ATTAATAACAAGGCAGCGACTGGTGAGGAGGTCCCTCGCACCATCATTGTGACAACACGTTCTCAATACGGGTTGCCTGAGGATGCAATTGTGTACTGCAACTTCAACCAGCTGTATAAGATTGATCCCCAGACTTTGCAGATGTGGGTGAAT ATCCTGAAGCGTGTGCCAAACAGTGTGCTGTGGCTGCTGCGATTCCCTGCAGTGGGGGAGCCCAACATTCAGCAGTATGCCCAGAACATGGGACTGCCTGCCAACCGCATCATCTTCTCCCCTGTTGCGCCAAAGGAGGAGCATGTGCGCAGGGGTCAGCTGGCAGATGTTTGCCTGGACACCCCACTTTGCAACGGGCACACCACAGGCATGGATGTGCTGTGGGCTGGAACACCAATGGTCACCATGCCAG ttctggtAGGACAAGTCTGGAAACAGTCAGTCATCAGCTGTGGAAAGATGTTTCTCCCAG GAGAGACTCTGGCATCCCGAGTAGCTGCATCCCAACTCACCTGCCTTGGCTGCACGGAGCTCATTGCTCAAAACCGCCAAGAATACGAGGATGTGGCAGTCAAACTGGGAACAGATATGGAGTA CTTGAAGAAGATCCGAGCCAAGGTGTGGAAGCAGCGTATCTGCAGTCCGCTTTTTAACACCAAGCAGTACACCATGGAGCTGGAGAAGCTCTATCTACAGATGTGGGAGCACCACAGCGCTGGAAATAAACCTGAACATCTCCTCAAACCCAAAGCACTGGAGACCACTGAGACCGCCTGA
- the LOC117963250 gene encoding UDP-N-acetylglucosamine--peptide N-acetylglucosaminyltransferase 110 kDa subunit isoform X4, whose product MATSVGNVADSTGLAELAHREYQSGDFEAAERHCMQLWRQEPDNTGVLLLLSSIHFQCRRLDRSAHFSTLAIKQNPMLAEAYSNLGNVYKERGQLQEAIEHYRHALRLKPDFIDGYINLAAALVAAGDMEGAVQAYVSALQYNPDLYCVRSDLGNLLKALGRLEEAKACYLKAIETQPNFAVAWSNLGCVFNAQGEIWLAIHHFEKAVTLDPNFLDAYINLGNVLKEARIFDRAVAGYLRALSLSPNHAVVHGNLACVYYEQGLIDLAIDTYRRAIELQPHFPDAYCNLANALKEKGNVAEAEECYNTALRLCPTHADSLNNLANIKREQGNIEEAVRLYRKALEVFPEFAAAHSNLASVLQQQGKLQEALMHYKEAIRISPTFADAYSNMGNTLKEMQDIQGALQCYTRAIQINPAFADAHSNLASIHKDSGNIPEAIASYRTALKLKPDFPDAYCNLAHCLQIVCDWTDYDERMKKLVSIVADQLDKNRLPSVHPHHSMLYPLSHAFRKAIAERHGNLCLDKINVLHKPPYEHPKDLKASNGRLRIGYISSDFGNHPTSHLMQSIPGMHNSEKFEVFCYALSPDDGTNFRVKVMAESHHFTDLSQLPCNGKAADRIHQDGIHILINMNGYTKGARNELFALRAAPLQAMWLGYPGTSGAPFMDYIITDKETSPIEVAEQYSEKLAYMPNSFFIGDHANMFPHLKKKAVIDFKSNGHIFDNRIVLNGIDLKAFLDSLPDVKVIKLKCPDGQESDSNSALSMPVIPMNTAAEAIINMINQGQIQVTINGFTVSNGLATTQINNKAATGEEVPRTIIVTTRSQYGLPEDAIVYCNFNQLYKIDPQTLQMWVNILKRVPNSVLWLLRFPAVGEPNIQQYAQNMGLPANRIIFSPVAPKEEHVRRGQLADVCLDTPLCNGHTTGMDVLWAGTPMVTMPVLVGQVWKQSVISCGKMFLPGETLASRVAASQLTCLGCTELIAQNRQEYEDVAVKLGTDMEYLKKIRAKVWKQRICSPLFNTKQYTMELEKLYLQMWEHHSAGNKPEHLLKPKALETTETA is encoded by the exons ATGGCAACTTCAGTTGGCAACGTGGCTGACAGCACAG GGTTGGCAGAGCTGGCACATCGTGAGTACCAGTCTGGTGATTTTGAGGCTGCAGAGCGACACTGCATGCAGCTGTGGAGACAAGAGCCGGACAACACAGGTGTTCTGCTGCTGCTGTCCTCTATCCACTTCCAATGTCGTCGACTTGACAG GTCGGCACATTTCAGCACTCTTGCTATTAAGCAGAACCCGATGCTGGCTGAGGCTTACTCCAACCTGGGTAATGTGTACAAGGAGCGTGGGCAGTTACAGGAGGCTATTGAGCACTACCGGCATGCATTGAGGCTCAAACCGGACTTCATCGATGGATACATCAACCTGGCGGCAGCACTGGTGGCAGCAGGAGACATGGAGGGAGCTGTGCAGGCTTATGTGTCTGCTCTTCAGTACAACCCG gaTTTGTATTGTGTTCGCAGTGACCTAGGGAATCTCCTCAAAGCCCTGGGTCGCTTAGAAGAAGCTAAG GCCTGTTACCTGAAAGCTATTGAGACTCAGCCAAACTTTGCTGTGGCTTGGAGTAACCTGGGCTGTGTCTTTAACGCCCAGGGGGAGATCTGGTTGGCCATTCACCACTTTGAAAAG gCTGTAACTTTAGATCCCAATTTCTTGGATGCCTATATTAACTTGGGCAACGTGCTGAAAGAAGCCCGCATTTTTGACAG AGCTGTTGCTGGTTACTTGCGAGCTCTCAGTCTGAGCCCAAACCATGCTGTGGTGCATGGGAACCTGGCGTGTGTTTATTATGAACAGGGCTTGATTGACCTAGCCATTGATACGTACCGTCGTGCCATCGAGCTGCAGCCACACTTCCCTGATGcctattgtaacctggccaacgCCCTCAAGGAGAAGGGCAAT GTTGCTGAAGCAGAGGAGTGTTACAACACAGCTCTACGACTGTGTCCCACCCATGCCGACTCCCTCAATAACCTGGCCAACATCAAGAGGGAGCAGGGCAACATAGAGGAGGCAGTGCGGCTCTACAGGAAAGCCTTGGAG GTGTTCCCAGAGTTTGCAGCAGCGCATTCAAACTTGGCCAGTGTATTGCAGCAGCAGGGCAAGCTGCAGGAGGCACTAATGCATTACAAGGAGGCCATCAG AATAAGCCCTACCTTTGCTGATGCCTATTCCAACATGGGCAACACCCTGAAAGAGATGCAAGACATTCAGGGAGCTTTGCAGTGTTACACACGTGCCATCCAGATAAACCCTGCCTTTGCAGATGCACACAGCAATCTTGCCTCCATTCATAAG GACTCTGGAAATATCCCTGAAGCCATTGCTTCTTATCGGACAGCGCTGAAACTGAAGCCTGATTTCCCAGATGCTTACTGTAATCTGGCACACTGCCTACAG ATTGTCTGTGACTGGACTGATTATGATGAGCGAATGAAAAAGCTGGTGAGCATTGTGGCTGATCAGCTTGACAAGAATCGTCTGCCCTCTGTGCATCCTCACCACAGCATGCTGTACCCGCTGTCTCATGCCTTCCGCAAGGCCATTGCAGAGCGGCATGGGAACCTGTGCTTGGACAAG aTAAATGTTCTTCACAAGCCACCTTATGAGCACCCGAAGGATTTAAAGGCCAGCAACGGCCGTCTCCGTATTGGTTATATCAGCTCTGATTTTGGTAACCATCCGACCTCCCATCTTATGCAGTCCATCCCTGGCATGCACAATTCAGAGAAATTTGAG GTGTTCTGTTATGCGCTCAGTCCTGACGATGGCACTAATTTCCGTGTGAAAGTGATGGCTGAGTCGCACCATTTCACAGACCTGTCCCAG CTACCTTGTAATGGAAAGGCAGCAGACAGAATTCACCAGGATGGGATTCACATTCTTATCAACATGAACGGATACACCAAGGGGGCGCGCAATGAGTTGTTTGCTCTGCGTGCTGCACCGTTACAG GCGATGTGGCTGGGATACCCTGGAACAAGTGGTGCGCCCTTCATGGATTACATCATCACTGATAAAGAGACGTCTCCAATAGAGGTGGCAGAACAGTATTCTGAGAAACTGGCTTACATGCCCAACTCTTTCTTCATTGGGGACCATGCCAACATGTTCCCACACCTCAAG AAAAAGGCAGTGATTGATTTCAAGTCTAACGGACACATTTTTGACAATCGCATTGTTCTAAACGGGATTGATCTGAAGGCCTTCCTGGACAGCTTACCTGATGTGAAGGTGATCAAG TTGAAGTGTCCTGATGGCCAGGAAAGTGACAGCAACTCTGCCCTCTCAATGCCAGTCATCCCCATGAACACGGCTGCTGAGGCCATCATTAACATGATCAACCAAGGCCAGATCCAGGTCACTATTAATGGCTTCACTGTAAGCAATGGGCTGGCCACAACGCAG ATTAATAACAAGGCAGCGACTGGTGAGGAGGTCCCTCGCACCATCATTGTGACAACACGTTCTCAATACGGGTTGCCTGAGGATGCAATTGTGTACTGCAACTTCAACCAGCTGTATAAGATTGATCCCCAGACTTTGCAGATGTGGGTGAAT ATCCTGAAGCGTGTGCCAAACAGTGTGCTGTGGCTGCTGCGATTCCCTGCAGTGGGGGAGCCCAACATTCAGCAGTATGCCCAGAACATGGGACTGCCTGCCAACCGCATCATCTTCTCCCCTGTTGCGCCAAAGGAGGAGCATGTGCGCAGGGGTCAGCTGGCAGATGTTTGCCTGGACACCCCACTTTGCAACGGGCACACCACAGGCATGGATGTGCTGTGGGCTGGAACACCAATGGTCACCATGCCAG ttctggtAGGACAAGTCTGGAAACAGTCAGTCATCAGCTGTGGAAAGATGTTTCTCCCAG GAGAGACTCTGGCATCCCGAGTAGCTGCATCCCAACTCACCTGCCTTGGCTGCACGGAGCTCATTGCTCAAAACCGCCAAGAATACGAGGATGTGGCAGTCAAACTGGGAACAGATATGGAGTA CTTGAAGAAGATCCGAGCCAAGGTGTGGAAGCAGCGTATCTGCAGTCCGCTTTTTAACACCAAGCAGTACACCATGGAGCTGGAGAAGCTCTATCTACAGATGTGGGAGCACCACAGCGCTGGAAATAAACCTGAACATCTCCTCAAACCCAAAGCACTGGAGACCACTGAGACCGCCTGA
- the LOC117963250 gene encoding UDP-N-acetylglucosamine--peptide N-acetylglucosaminyltransferase 110 kDa subunit isoform X3 — protein MATSVGNVADSTGLAELAHREYQSGDFEAAERHCMQLWRQEPDNTGVLLLLSSIHFQCRRLDRSAHFSTLAIKQNPMLAEAYSNLGNVYKERGQLQEAIEHYRHALRLKPDFIDGYINLAAALVAAGDMEGAVQAYVSALQYNPDLYCVRSDLGNLLKALGRLEEAKACYLKAIETQPNFAVAWSNLGCVFNAQGEIWLAIHHFEKAVTLDPNFLDAYINLGNVLKEARIFDRAVAGYLRALSLSPNHAVVHGNLACVYYEQGLIDLAIDTYRRAIELQPHFPDAYCNLANALKEKGNVRNYTVAEAEECYNTALRLCPTHADSLNNLANIKREQGNIEEAVRLYRKALEVFPEFAAAHSNLASVLQQQGKLQEALMHYKEAIRISPTFADAYSNMGNTLKEMQDIQGALQCYTRAIQINPAFADAHSNLASIHKDSGNIPEAIASYRTALKLKPDFPDAYCNLAHCLQIVCDWTDYDERMKKLVSIVADQLDKNRLPSVHPHHSMLYPLSHAFRKAIAERHGNLCLDKINVLHKPPYEHPKDLKASNGRLRIGYISSDFGNHPTSHLMQSIPGMHNSEKFEVFCYALSPDDGTNFRVKVMAESHHFTDLSQLPCNGKAADRIHQDGIHILINMNGYTKGARNELFALRAAPLQAMWLGYPGTSGAPFMDYIITDKETSPIEVAEQYSEKLAYMPNSFFIGDHANMFPHLKKKAVIDFKSNGHIFDNRIVLNGIDLKAFLDSLPDVKVIKLKCPDGQESDSNSALSMPVIPMNTAAEAIINMINQGQIQVTINGFTVSNGLATTQINNKAATGEEVPRTIIVTTRSQYGLPEDAIVYCNFNQLYKIDPQTLQMWVNILKRVPNSVLWLLRFPAVGEPNIQQYAQNMGLPANRIIFSPVAPKEEHVRRGQLADVCLDTPLCNGHTTGMDVLWAGTPMVTMPVLVGQVWKQSVISCGKMFLPGETLASRVAASQLTCLGCTELIAQNRQEYEDVAVKLGTDMEYLKKIRAKVWKQRICSPLFNTKQYTMELEKLYLQMWEHHSAGNKPEHLLKPKALETTETA, from the exons ATGGCAACTTCAGTTGGCAACGTGGCTGACAGCACAG GGTTGGCAGAGCTGGCACATCGTGAGTACCAGTCTGGTGATTTTGAGGCTGCAGAGCGACACTGCATGCAGCTGTGGAGACAAGAGCCGGACAACACAGGTGTTCTGCTGCTGCTGTCCTCTATCCACTTCCAATGTCGTCGACTTGACAG GTCGGCACATTTCAGCACTCTTGCTATTAAGCAGAACCCGATGCTGGCTGAGGCTTACTCCAACCTGGGTAATGTGTACAAGGAGCGTGGGCAGTTACAGGAGGCTATTGAGCACTACCGGCATGCATTGAGGCTCAAACCGGACTTCATCGATGGATACATCAACCTGGCGGCAGCACTGGTGGCAGCAGGAGACATGGAGGGAGCTGTGCAGGCTTATGTGTCTGCTCTTCAGTACAACCCG gaTTTGTATTGTGTTCGCAGTGACCTAGGGAATCTCCTCAAAGCCCTGGGTCGCTTAGAAGAAGCTAAG GCCTGTTACCTGAAAGCTATTGAGACTCAGCCAAACTTTGCTGTGGCTTGGAGTAACCTGGGCTGTGTCTTTAACGCCCAGGGGGAGATCTGGTTGGCCATTCACCACTTTGAAAAG gCTGTAACTTTAGATCCCAATTTCTTGGATGCCTATATTAACTTGGGCAACGTGCTGAAAGAAGCCCGCATTTTTGACAG AGCTGTTGCTGGTTACTTGCGAGCTCTCAGTCTGAGCCCAAACCATGCTGTGGTGCATGGGAACCTGGCGTGTGTTTATTATGAACAGGGCTTGATTGACCTAGCCATTGATACGTACCGTCGTGCCATCGAGCTGCAGCCACACTTCCCTGATGcctattgtaacctggccaacgCCCTCAAGGAGAAGGGCAATGTAAGAAACtacacg GTTGCTGAAGCAGAGGAGTGTTACAACACAGCTCTACGACTGTGTCCCACCCATGCCGACTCCCTCAATAACCTGGCCAACATCAAGAGGGAGCAGGGCAACATAGAGGAGGCAGTGCGGCTCTACAGGAAAGCCTTGGAG GTGTTCCCAGAGTTTGCAGCAGCGCATTCAAACTTGGCCAGTGTATTGCAGCAGCAGGGCAAGCTGCAGGAGGCACTAATGCATTACAAGGAGGCCATCAG AATAAGCCCTACCTTTGCTGATGCCTATTCCAACATGGGCAACACCCTGAAAGAGATGCAAGACATTCAGGGAGCTTTGCAGTGTTACACACGTGCCATCCAGATAAACCCTGCCTTTGCAGATGCACACAGCAATCTTGCCTCCATTCATAAG GACTCTGGAAATATCCCTGAAGCCATTGCTTCTTATCGGACAGCGCTGAAACTGAAGCCTGATTTCCCAGATGCTTACTGTAATCTGGCACACTGCCTACAG ATTGTCTGTGACTGGACTGATTATGATGAGCGAATGAAAAAGCTGGTGAGCATTGTGGCTGATCAGCTTGACAAGAATCGTCTGCCCTCTGTGCATCCTCACCACAGCATGCTGTACCCGCTGTCTCATGCCTTCCGCAAGGCCATTGCAGAGCGGCATGGGAACCTGTGCTTGGACAAG aTAAATGTTCTTCACAAGCCACCTTATGAGCACCCGAAGGATTTAAAGGCCAGCAACGGCCGTCTCCGTATTGGTTATATCAGCTCTGATTTTGGTAACCATCCGACCTCCCATCTTATGCAGTCCATCCCTGGCATGCACAATTCAGAGAAATTTGAG GTGTTCTGTTATGCGCTCAGTCCTGACGATGGCACTAATTTCCGTGTGAAAGTGATGGCTGAGTCGCACCATTTCACAGACCTGTCCCAG CTACCTTGTAATGGAAAGGCAGCAGACAGAATTCACCAGGATGGGATTCACATTCTTATCAACATGAACGGATACACCAAGGGGGCGCGCAATGAGTTGTTTGCTCTGCGTGCTGCACCGTTACAG GCGATGTGGCTGGGATACCCTGGAACAAGTGGTGCGCCCTTCATGGATTACATCATCACTGATAAAGAGACGTCTCCAATAGAGGTGGCAGAACAGTATTCTGAGAAACTGGCTTACATGCCCAACTCTTTCTTCATTGGGGACCATGCCAACATGTTCCCACACCTCAAG AAAAAGGCAGTGATTGATTTCAAGTCTAACGGACACATTTTTGACAATCGCATTGTTCTAAACGGGATTGATCTGAAGGCCTTCCTGGACAGCTTACCTGATGTGAAGGTGATCAAG TTGAAGTGTCCTGATGGCCAGGAAAGTGACAGCAACTCTGCCCTCTCAATGCCAGTCATCCCCATGAACACGGCTGCTGAGGCCATCATTAACATGATCAACCAAGGCCAGATCCAGGTCACTATTAATGGCTTCACTGTAAGCAATGGGCTGGCCACAACGCAG ATTAATAACAAGGCAGCGACTGGTGAGGAGGTCCCTCGCACCATCATTGTGACAACACGTTCTCAATACGGGTTGCCTGAGGATGCAATTGTGTACTGCAACTTCAACCAGCTGTATAAGATTGATCCCCAGACTTTGCAGATGTGGGTGAAT ATCCTGAAGCGTGTGCCAAACAGTGTGCTGTGGCTGCTGCGATTCCCTGCAGTGGGGGAGCCCAACATTCAGCAGTATGCCCAGAACATGGGACTGCCTGCCAACCGCATCATCTTCTCCCCTGTTGCGCCAAAGGAGGAGCATGTGCGCAGGGGTCAGCTGGCAGATGTTTGCCTGGACACCCCACTTTGCAACGGGCACACCACAGGCATGGATGTGCTGTGGGCTGGAACACCAATGGTCACCATGCCAG ttctggtAGGACAAGTCTGGAAACAGTCAGTCATCAGCTGTGGAAAGATGTTTCTCCCAG GAGAGACTCTGGCATCCCGAGTAGCTGCATCCCAACTCACCTGCCTTGGCTGCACGGAGCTCATTGCTCAAAACCGCCAAGAATACGAGGATGTGGCAGTCAAACTGGGAACAGATATGGAGTA CTTGAAGAAGATCCGAGCCAAGGTGTGGAAGCAGCGTATCTGCAGTCCGCTTTTTAACACCAAGCAGTACACCATGGAGCTGGAGAAGCTCTATCTACAGATGTGGGAGCACCACAGCGCTGGAAATAAACCTGAACATCTCCTCAAACCCAAAGCACTGGAGACCACTGAGACCGCCTGA